From a region of the Fischerella sp. JS2 genome:
- the ndhC gene encoding photosynthetic/respiratory NAD(P)H-quinone oxidoreductase subunit C, translating to MFVLSGYEYLLGFLIICSLVPALALAASKLLRPSGRNPERRTTYESGMEPIGGAWIQFNIRYYMFALVFVVFDVETVFLYPWAVAFHRLGLLAFIEALIFIAILVVALVYAWRKGALEWS from the coding sequence GTGTTTGTCCTCAGCGGTTACGAGTACCTTCTAGGCTTCTTAATTATCTGTAGCTTAGTGCCTGCATTAGCTCTGGCGGCATCTAAGTTACTGCGACCCAGTGGGCGCAATCCAGAACGGCGCACCACTTACGAATCCGGCATGGAACCAATTGGTGGAGCCTGGATTCAGTTCAATATTCGCTATTACATGTTTGCGCTAGTGTTTGTAGTATTTGACGTAGAGACGGTGTTCTTATATCCTTGGGCAGTTGCTTTCCACCGTCTTGGTCTACTGGCATTTATAGAAGCGCTTATCTTCATTGCAATTCTTGTAGTTGCTTTAGTTTACGCATGGCGTAAAGGAGCCTTGGAATGGTCTTAG
- a CDS encoding NADH dehydrogenase subunit K gives MVLDANLTAKDLEQQQKERILNPIGRATVTQELSENVILTTVDDLYNWARLSSLWPLLFGTACCFIEFAALIGSRFDFDRFGLIPRSSPRQADLIITAGTITMKMAPQLVRLYEQMPEPKYVIAMGACTITGGMFSVDSPTAVRGVDKLIPVDVYLPGCPPRPEAIIDAIIKLRKKIANDSMQERGVIKQTHRYYSTAHSMKSVSQIHTGEYLLSDTRVAPPKELSEAIGMPVPPALLTEKKEEVNRG, from the coding sequence ATGGTCTTAGATGCTAACTTAACAGCCAAAGATTTGGAACAGCAGCAAAAAGAGCGTATTCTCAACCCCATTGGGCGTGCGACAGTGACTCAAGAACTGTCGGAAAACGTGATCTTGACTACGGTTGATGACCTCTATAACTGGGCGCGTCTTTCTAGCCTTTGGCCTTTGTTGTTTGGTACAGCTTGCTGCTTTATTGAATTTGCAGCATTGATTGGTTCTCGCTTTGACTTTGATCGCTTTGGACTTATCCCTCGTTCTAGTCCCCGGCAAGCTGATTTGATCATTACAGCCGGAACAATCACGATGAAAATGGCACCCCAACTGGTGCGTCTGTATGAACAAATGCCAGAACCAAAGTACGTGATTGCGATGGGAGCTTGTACAATTACTGGCGGGATGTTCAGCGTCGATTCTCCCACAGCAGTACGTGGAGTTGATAAACTGATTCCGGTGGATGTGTACTTACCTGGTTGTCCACCACGCCCAGAAGCGATTATCGATGCAATTATTAAGTTACGGAAGAAAATCGCTAATGATTCCATGCAAGAGCGAGGCGTAATTAAGCAAACCCACCGCTACTACAGTACGGCTCACAGCATGAAATCAGTCTCACAAATCCACACTGGTGAGTATTTGCTCTCTGATACTCGTGTTGCACCACCGAAGGAATTGAGCGAAGCGATCGGTATGCCTGTACCACCTGCTTTGTTAACAGAGAAGAAGGAGGAGGTAAACCGTGGCTGA
- a CDS encoding NAD(P)H-quinone oxidoreductase subunit J gives MAEESKPVPAQEQSPVVAAGNVSQWLTENGFANEPLQPDVSGVEIIKVEADFLLPTCTALYAYGFNYLQFQGGIDLGPGQELVSAYHLIKVSDNADKPEEVRIKVFLPRENPRVPSVYWIWKTADWQERESYDMFGIVYEGHPNLKRILMPEDWVGWPLRKDYVSPDFYELQDAY, from the coding sequence GTGGCTGAAGAATCAAAACCAGTACCAGCGCAGGAACAATCTCCAGTTGTAGCAGCAGGTAATGTTTCCCAGTGGTTAACAGAAAACGGCTTTGCTAACGAGCCTTTGCAACCTGATGTCAGCGGTGTAGAAATTATCAAGGTAGAGGCAGATTTCCTGCTGCCAACTTGCACTGCTTTGTATGCCTACGGGTTTAATTATCTCCAGTTTCAAGGCGGGATTGATTTAGGTCCTGGACAGGAATTGGTCAGCGCCTATCACTTGATTAAAGTAAGTGATAATGCTGATAAGCCAGAGGAAGTACGTATCAAAGTTTTCTTGCCACGAGAAAATCCGAGAGTACCTTCAGTTTACTGGATTTGGAAGACAGCTGACTGGCAAGAGCGCGAGTCTTACGATATGTTCGGGATTGTTTATGAAGGACACCCGAATTTGAAGCGAATTTTAATGCCGGAAGATTGGGTAGGTTGGCCCTTGCGTAAGGATTATGTTTCGCCTGATTTTTACGAGTTGCAAGACGCTTACTAG
- a CDS encoding helix-turn-helix domain-containing protein produces the protein MVGVTQIEIVDSVEELEKLLRHQKQSRSKERIQALYLIKGQEMSVSEIAKILGKHRATVHRWLADYREGGIEAVVEFGTSSGRKRAIPDWAVSSLKKQLEQPEGGFQRYTQIQHWLEKTLGVQAEYATVHHLARYRLKAKLKVPRPRNRKQDEEKLESFKKNSVMTCN, from the coding sequence ATGGTAGGGGTAACACAGATCGAGATAGTTGATAGTGTCGAGGAACTAGAGAAGTTGCTCAGACATCAAAAACAGTCTCGGAGCAAAGAACGTATACAAGCCCTATATCTGATTAAAGGGCAAGAAATGAGTGTAAGTGAGATTGCTAAAATCTTGGGAAAACATCGAGCTACAGTACATCGATGGTTGGCAGATTATCGAGAAGGAGGAATTGAGGCGGTTGTTGAATTTGGAACGAGTTCAGGTCGAAAAAGAGCAATACCAGATTGGGCTGTATCGAGTTTGAAAAAACAACTCGAACAACCAGAAGGTGGGTTTCAACGGTACACACAAATACAACATTGGTTAGAAAAAACCTTGGGTGTGCAAGCTGAGTACGCAACTGTACATCATCTGGCACGTTACAGGCTCAAAGCCAAGCTGAAAGTCCCACGTCCGCGTAACCGAAAACAGGACGAAGAAAAACTAGAGTCTTTTAAAAAAAACTCGGTGATGACTTGCAATTAA
- a CDS encoding IS1 family transposase (programmed frameshift), producing MECPRCGSCHNRKNGKKRGKQNHICCDCGRQFIDVYKPPRGYSDEIKQECLKMYVNGMGFRGIERVKNVHHTTIIHWVKRVGTQLADTPNSKEIPQVGELDELETFIGFKKNKIWLWTAVNHFTQGILAWVLGDRSSTTFQQLWNIVQCWQSYFYVTDGYPVYPCFVPDGDQIVSKTYMTRVENENTRLRHYLARLHRKTLCYSKTEEMLRYSVRLLLHYLKYRSVPLPA from the exons ATGGAATGTCCACGCTGTGGATCTTGTCATAACCGTAAGAATGGAAAGAAAAGAGGTAAACAGAATCACATTTGCTGTGATTGTGGTCGTCAATTCATTGATGTCTATAAACCACCCAGGGGCTACTCGGATGAAATCAAACAAGAATGCCTAAAAATGTACGTCAATGGTATGGGATTTCGTGGAATTGAAAGGGTGAAAAACGTTCATCATACTACCATTATTCATTGGGTTAAACGAGTGGGTACACAATTGGCGGATACACCAAATTCAAAGGAAATTCCGCAGGTGGGAGAACTAGATGAATTAGAAACATTTATTGGTT TCAAAAAAAATAAAATCTGGTTGTGGACGGCGGTAAATCACTTTACTCAAGGTATTCTTGCTTGGGTTTTAGGTGATCGTAGTTCGACTACTTTCCAACAGTTATGGAACATTGTCCAGTGTTGGCAGAGTTATTTTTACGTCACAGATGGATACCCTGTTTACCCTTGTTTTGTTCCTGATGGTGACCAAATTGTGAGTAAGACCTACATGACACGAGTCGAAAATGAAAACACAAGGCTTAGACATTATTTGGCTCGTCTTCATCGTAAAACTTTATGTTATTCCAAAACCGAGGAAATGCTGAGATACTCTGTTCGATTGTTATTGCACTACCTCAAATATCGTTCTGTTCCCTTACCTGCCTAA
- a CDS encoding IS630 family transposase produces the protein MPLLCNARYFVQDESRFGLKTIEGRKITLPGVKPIGDWQWQFKAFWLYGAVEPLTGESLFWQFSHVDTECYQQFLNEFAACYPKSLNILQVDNGLFHKAKRLQIPENIVLLFQPAHSPELNPIERVWEYLKQDLKWELFDHLEHLQTKVAQLLALLTPQIAASLTGYDFILNALSVANIF, from the coding sequence ATACCGCTATTATGCAACGCCCGTTATTTTGTACAAGATGAGAGTCGATTTGGACTCAAAACCATTGAAGGACGTAAAATTACTCTTCCCGGAGTTAAGCCTATTGGTGATTGGCAGTGGCAATTTAAAGCGTTCTGGCTATATGGAGCAGTTGAACCACTTACTGGGGAAAGTTTATTTTGGCAGTTTTCTCATGTTGATACCGAATGCTACCAACAATTTTTGAACGAGTTCGCTGCCTGTTATCCCAAATCACTTAACATTCTCCAAGTTGATAACGGCTTATTTCATAAAGCTAAACGTTTACAAATTCCAGAGAATATTGTTCTTTTGTTCCAGCCTGCTCATTCTCCTGAACTGAATCCCATAGAGCGCGTTTGGGAATATCTCAAGCAAGACTTGAAATGGGAGCTATTTGATCACCTGGAGCATCTGCAAACCAAGGTTGCTCAACTCCTAGCTCTCCTCACTCCTCAAATTGCTGCTTCTTTGACTGGTTATGACTTCATCCTCAATGCCTTATCTGTCGCAAACATTTTTTGA
- a CDS encoding phosphate-starvation-inducible PsiE family protein translates to MRKRPKSQFLFCDRWFDRHWIVRNMEAFQDLIVVILCLSLFGVMLMQLWSIFVALTQQLEYRQVTAKILFILILVELFRLLMIYLQEHSIAVGVAVEVTIVSVLREVVVHGALEISWIQGASICALLLILGGLLIVCAKTPHMDCMSANTKSCPIVYFEDNQQLQKECEFERPASMQKRR, encoded by the coding sequence ATGAGAAAGCGCCCCAAAAGTCAATTTTTGTTTTGCGATCGCTGGTTTGATCGACACTGGATAGTCCGTAATATGGAAGCTTTCCAAGATTTGATTGTGGTTATCTTGTGTTTAAGCTTGTTTGGCGTCATGCTGATGCAACTATGGTCGATATTTGTTGCTCTTACACAACAACTCGAATATAGACAAGTGACAGCCAAAATTTTATTCATCTTGATTTTGGTGGAATTATTTCGATTGTTGATGATTTACTTACAGGAACATAGTATTGCTGTAGGCGTGGCAGTTGAAGTCACAATTGTCTCAGTACTCCGAGAAGTAGTTGTACATGGAGCGTTGGAAATTTCTTGGATTCAAGGTGCCTCAATTTGTGCGTTATTGTTAATTCTTGGCGGATTACTAATAGTGTGTGCCAAAACACCACATATGGATTGCATGAGTGCTAACACAAAATCTTGTCCAATTGTCTACTTTGAGGATAATCAACAACTGCAAAAAGAGTGTGAATTTGAGCGACCCGCGTCGATGCAAAAAAGGAGATAA
- the rpsO gene encoding 30S ribosomal protein S15, translating into MALTQQRKQEIISQYQVHETDTGSADVQVAMLTERINRLSEHLQANKKDFSSRRGLLKLIGQRKRLLSYIQKENREHYQALIGRLGIRG; encoded by the coding sequence ATGGCTCTGACGCAACAGCGCAAACAAGAGATCATCTCACAATACCAAGTACACGAAACCGACACAGGCTCAGCCGATGTTCAAGTTGCCATGCTGACGGAGCGTATTAATCGTCTCAGTGAACATCTGCAAGCCAATAAAAAAGACTTTTCTTCCCGTCGAGGGTTGTTAAAGTTGATCGGTCAGCGTAAACGTCTTTTATCCTATATACAGAAAGAAAACCGAGAACATTATCAAGCTTTGATTGGCCGTCTCGGTATTCGTGGATAG
- a CDS encoding PAM68 family protein, with amino-acid sequence MPAESDRLPFEPNKKRQKPSKTESKPPIVKQESVKKETKKPRYNKEEVAIPQVVSQRMMRRVAGFAGVPTSLGIMTLVVSYLLLVNTDIKLPPVAVLLVNMGFFGLGVLGISYGVLSASWDEDRTGTLLGWSDFTVNVGRMVSAWRQSRQKKNT; translated from the coding sequence ATGCCTGCTGAATCTGACCGCTTGCCGTTTGAACCGAATAAAAAGCGCCAAAAACCTAGCAAAACAGAAAGCAAACCCCCGATTGTCAAGCAAGAGTCTGTAAAAAAGGAAACGAAAAAGCCACGTTATAACAAAGAAGAAGTTGCAATCCCTCAAGTAGTCAGCCAACGAATGATGCGTCGAGTGGCTGGTTTTGCTGGAGTGCCAACTTCTTTAGGCATCATGACCTTGGTTGTCAGCTATTTGCTTTTAGTCAACACCGATATCAAACTACCTCCTGTTGCCGTTTTATTGGTGAATATGGGATTTTTTGGTTTAGGTGTATTGGGGATATCTTATGGTGTTCTTTCTGCTTCTTGGGATGAAGATAGAACCGGAACTCTCTTAGGTTGGAGTGACTTCACTGTCAACGTGGGACGGATGGTATCAGCTTGGCGCCAATCTCGGCAGAAAAAGAATACATAA
- the aroF gene encoding 3-deoxy-7-phosphoheptulonate synthase — MIVVMKIGSPEAEINRVSEELTTWGLTPEKIVGKHKVVIGLVGETADLDPLQIQEVSPWIEQVLRVEQPYKRASRQYRHGEASEVVANTPDGHVTFGEHHPLIVVAGPCSVENEEMIVETARRVKAAGARFLRGGAYKPRTSPYAFQGHGESALELLAAAREASGLGIITEVMDAADLDKIVEIADVVQVGARNMQNFSLLKKVGAQPKPVLLKRGMSATIEEWLMAAEYILAAGNPNVILCERGIRTFDRQYTRNALDISAIPVLRNLTHLPIMIDPSHGTGWAAYVPSMAMASIAAGCDSLMIEVHPNPKKALSDGPQSLTPEAFDQLMQELAVIGKAVGRWPQPAVALA, encoded by the coding sequence ATGATTGTAGTCATGAAAATTGGTTCCCCTGAAGCGGAAATCAACCGCGTTAGTGAGGAACTCACCACTTGGGGGCTGACACCAGAAAAAATTGTTGGTAAACATAAGGTTGTAATTGGTCTAGTTGGCGAAACAGCCGACTTAGATCCCCTGCAAATTCAGGAAGTTAGTCCTTGGATTGAGCAAGTATTGCGGGTAGAACAGCCTTACAAACGGGCTAGCCGTCAATACCGCCACGGCGAAGCGTCTGAGGTAGTAGCAAACACACCTGATGGGCATGTTACCTTTGGTGAACATCATCCCTTAATAGTTGTGGCTGGGCCCTGCTCCGTCGAAAATGAAGAAATGATTGTTGAGACGGCGCGGCGCGTGAAAGCTGCGGGAGCTAGATTTCTGCGTGGAGGTGCATACAAACCCCGAACGTCGCCTTATGCTTTCCAAGGTCATGGTGAAAGTGCTTTAGAATTACTGGCAGCAGCGCGGGAAGCTAGCGGGCTGGGTATCATTACTGAAGTTATGGACGCCGCCGACCTGGATAAAATCGTAGAAATTGCTGATGTTGTCCAGGTAGGGGCAAGAAATATGCAAAATTTCTCTCTACTTAAGAAAGTAGGGGCACAACCGAAACCAGTGCTGCTCAAGCGGGGGATGTCGGCAACTATTGAAGAATGGTTAATGGCTGCTGAATATATTCTGGCGGCAGGAAATCCAAATGTGATTTTATGCGAGCGAGGAATTCGCACCTTTGATCGCCAATACACTCGCAATGCTTTAGATATATCAGCAATACCTGTTTTGCGAAACTTAACTCACCTGCCGATCATGATTGATCCAAGTCACGGTACTGGTTGGGCTGCTTATGTACCTTCGATGGCAATGGCATCTATTGCTGCTGGCTGTGATTCCTTAATGATTGAAGTTCATCCTAACCCGAAGAAGGCTTTGTCAGATGGGCCTCAATCCCTGACACCAGAAGCTTTCGACCAGTTAATGCAAGAACTAGCAGTTATTGGTAAAGCTGTAGGACGTTGGCCACAACCAGCTGTGGCTTTAGCTTAA